tcttgATTCAACAAATGGCCAgccatggagaatccaccacaaccactGGTAAGTtcttccaatggctaattacccctGTTAAAAATGGACGCCTTATTCCCCGTTTGAATTtttccagcttcaacttccagccactggattttgttaAATCTTCCTCTGCTAGACCGAAAAGCCCAtgatcaaatttctgttccccacatAGGTCCTTATAGACTGGGATCTTCTCTTTGCTAAgtgaaatagattgagctctttgagactATCCCTATAGGACAGTCCTTATTCCCCTGGCTCGTCTCTgacccttctccaatttatcagcgtccttcttgaattgtggacaccagaactggacacaggattccagcagcggtcgcacccgTGCCAAATATGGAGGATAAATAACCTCTTGACCGATACTCACGAGTCCCCTGCTTAGGTGCACGTGGTGTCTTTGTCTCCCACTAGTGGTAGCTCTGGTTATAGTTCTCCTTAGTACAGGAAGTGCCTTTTGGATTCTGCTACCCAGAATGCGTAACGAAGCACTCGGACGCGTCTGAGTCTGGACAGCACCTCAGGTGCATCGTTAGCAGCGAGGTGATCAACACAAACCCACTAACTGGCTTTGCGGCTTtaaacctcccccgcccccagggctaATTACACATTTGCTTTGGTCCTTCAGATCTATGTGGAAACCTATTCCAGCATCATCCTCCTTGACCCATTTCCAGCTGTACGGCTGCTCCTGGACCGATTTGAATCCTATCGCCTCCTCCAGGACTTTCAGAAGCAAGGTATGCGTTTCTGGGGTCTCCTGGTAAAGCCCAGGTGGCCAATATCCAGTTGCGCTCTTCCCCCAGAACTGACTGAAGCAGTCCCCTAACTCGAATCACACACCAGAAGGAGGCGCTGTCGgaccagagaggaaggatggcctggtgaTCAGAGCATTAGCTTAGGCCTTGAGAGTCCAGCATTCCCTGCTCTGAACCATATTCCCTGCAGGGCAAGGTTAGAGAGAAGGTGGCCAGTGTGAATGCAGTGATGACTCACGGCCCGCTAAGGGGAGCTGGGCCCCGTATAGCGCCTGCTAGAGGCATGGCTAAGAGCTTGGCTTCTGGCTCAGGCAGCAGCCATGTGTGGGAGCCAGGGGTTCAATCCTAACGTGGagtgggcgggggagagagacccAGTTCCATGGAACAGCTAAGAAATCAAGGAGGGCGGGAATGCAGGAGCTGAGTGGGGTAGGGCGTGTGTCTGggactgtgtgtgttgggggctggGCTTGGGGGCccaggcagggctgtgtgtgtgggatggGTGGTGGAGCCTcgcagtggggtggggagcggggacaGCTCACACCCATGCAAACCACCCACTCCCCGCTTATTTatgccccaccctgctctgcagacagctgcatcttctccccGCCCTACGTGGAGCTGAACAGCGGGACCGGGCGTGAGGCGGTGGCACGGATCCGGGAGCAGGGCCTCACCTTCCCCTTAAGTGAGTGAGCCCAGCACCTCCTTAATCCATGGGGCCTTtatacctggggggagggggaggagaaccAGCCTCATGGCACTAGGTGCTGATGATGAACCAGAGCACCTGAAACCAATCAAAACACGTCCCCTCCTGCCACCTGTCCTGACACCCAGGGAGCTGCTCTGCACCCCGCCATGCTGGGCTTGCAGTCCCACCAGTGCAATGAGTTTCCAGGCCTCGGTGCTCCCCGGCTCGCCCTGCCATGCTGAGCCGTGGGCAAAGCGTGGGCTGCAGCGCGGTGGGGAtaacagcctgctgctgctgctgctgctggcttgtgGAGTTGCTCCTTTGGCTCAAGCAGTAGCGGCTTGTGCTCGAGGGGGACTCGGGTTCAAATCCTGCTGGTCGCCTGGATGGGGCTGGTTCTTACATTCCCACCTAAGGGAACGCTGGCCAAATAAACTGCCGACTCGGGGCCTCATTGACTGTGGGGCAAAGGGAGCCAgagcagagaaggggcagggcgggtGGGCAGGGCAGACCTGTGCTCTGGCTATTCTGTGTCCATGCACCGAcccctggggaggaggtgggagctgctgcagccccccagccactgACGTGAGGGGGACGTGCTGGGGGGCTCGGCTTCGGTCACACCCCAacggctgggaggggagggatttgGAGTAGAAAGTTCCAGGCCCAGGTGCCCCATTGGCTCTTGTTGGAGGAGTCAGAGCCCAGGGTGGAACAAGGGGCGGGGCTAAGTCATCTCACTCCCCactgtctcctcctcttcctccttcagtTTGCAAAACCCGGGTGGCTCACGGACCCAGCTCCCACGAGGTCAGTAGCATCGTGTCCCAGAACCTGCTCGTAAAGGGTTGGCTATAGCTCCTCCTCCAGCGGCTAGGCCACAGGGAGGATAATAGCCTACTACTGTGGCTTGCTAATGGAATTACTCTTTTAGCTCAAGCCGCGGAGGCCTGGGTAGCTGCGTGAGAGGTTGTGGGATTAAATCCCTCAGCTGAcccattttggggggtgggtaTAAAAGCACTAGGAGActttggggtgggtgggtaagAAAGGAGGGGCAAGTGCCCTCTTAACACACCAAGAGCAATGCCAGAGATCAAGGTGGGGTCAGCAGTGGGGCTGCTGGGAAGTTTTccatttaaatagtttttgctggaaaaatcagatttttaactACACAGAAAGCGGCTGCTTCCCACCGGAAAAATCCAACttttcctcaggaaaaaaaaaaaaagaacaaagaaccccccccgcccccagatttgGCCCAACATCCAAAAATTTCTATTTGGAAATGTTGCCGGGGTACTTTATGGGAGTTGTCGTCTGGGACCTTTATTTCTTCATGCTCTAGGCACCGAATTaaatctcccaggatgcaccaaGTTATTCTCTTCCTCAGCccccacagtgcatcatgggagctgtagttcagcTGTTTTATGTCTCCTTTCTGTcccatgggctagctgcccagggggactgcatctcccatgatgcaccactgtGGCTCAGGAGGGGAAAGCTTGGTtcctcatgggagatgtagtccagctaggAAGCCCCACCAATTGAGGTATGAGGCACCAGGACTGTGCTTCTGAGCCCCTCTGTCTCTGCCACCGATTCTCTGACCCTCCTAGTCCTCATTATGCAGCCACTGGGGTGTGTCTGGACGAGACCACACCTCCCAGCatgctgtggggctgggcagtggcTCAGTATAGGGTGTTGCATGGAACTCCCCGCCTGCAACAAGTCGGTCCAACAGACAGCATTGCAGGCTGGGAGCTGTGCCCCATTCACAGGCCACACCTCTGGTTCCAGCTGCAACTGGCTGCTGGCAAGTTGCCATGGCAACCAGGGCTAGAGGGAGGCTAGAAGGGGGTGGGGCTAAGGaagcccctcccctttccccatccctcgaGAGAGGCCCCCTATAGACACGTCCCCGCCCTATGGAGGCCCCTCCGTCCGTTACCCTGCTCTTCTccgctctccccgccccccatagATGGCGCTGATCTTCAacgaggaggggctgggggaggtgagCGCCCCCTGCTTGCTCCAGAGCTTCGTCAACCACGACGCCGTCCTCTTCAAGGTCTTCGTGGTGGGCTCCTCCCACTTTGTGGTGCGCCGGCCGTCCCTGAAGAACTTCCCGCTGGGGGAAtcaggtgtgtatgtgtgtgtgtgtgtgtgtgtgtgggaggggcagagggggcacCTGGGCCATCTCCTCCTTTGGGGGCTGGAATTGGGACTCTGTGGTCCCTCCAGCCCTCGGTCTCCCTGCTGAGGCAGCccagggcgggtggggggagaagtTAGCGCCAATCCTGGAAGGGGCGGTTCGGTGCCACGGGCTCCCGTTCCTGGAGAAACAGGGTTGAGGCCCAGAAAGCTCATTGCACGGATGACCATCCGGTTTGCTCTGTACTGAGCTGGAATCAAGCCAGGCAACCTGGGGTACAAAAGCATTCAGGCGTCCTCAGAgtaagggccagatccccagccggGGTCAACTATCCGTTGCCCCACtggggtcaatggggccagatccccagccagGGACAACGGGCATCGCTCGTCAGTTGTGTCAGCGACAGAGTGCACGGCTCTGAGCTGCTGACAACTGAACCCGGAGTCTCTCTGGACCCCGGGGCTGGGGAATCTCCCGGGAGCACCCCGAGCCCAGGCGAGCCGGGCTCGCGACCTCGCTCTGTTCCTTACAGCCAGGAGAAGCATCTTCTTCAACAGCCACAGTGTCTCCAAGCCAGAGTCCTGCTCCCGCCTGACTGAGGTGAGTACGGGCGCGGGGCCAGAGGCCGAGAGGAAGAATAAGCGAGCGCCGCAGACagagggaggctggggagggagcgaATCCACCCCGGGGGGCTAGAGATGCAGAGGGAGAGGGGCTTGCAGCGGCTCTGAGCTGAGGGGGCGCTGTGCCTCAGGAAGTGGGGTGAGGGgctcactagggggcgctgtcccccatgccccagtgcggcgctagggggctgcTTTACCCTCTGAGTTATCTGTCCTAGCGGAGGGGGTTTGTCCATCTCCCAGAGCTAGCCTTACTCCCTCGGCTTCCTTCCCGGAGACACCCCGCCGGGCGTCCCTCCCAGTGACTCCCCCAAGCCCATGGTGCTCTCTGCCCCTTTGCCAGCTGGATGAGGCGACCCTGGAGCCCACCCCGCCCTCTGACAACGTCGTCTGCCGAGCCATGCGGGGCCTGCGCTCCACCCTGGGGCTCTCTCTGTTTGGGGTGGATCTGATTGTGGAGAAGCAGACGGGGCGGTGCGCGGTCATAGACGTCAACGCCTTCCCAGGTGAGAGCACGCGGGAGGAAaaggggggctcagcagggggcgctttCCCCAGAGTCAGTGCTGGCTCCTATGCCCCAGTGttgcactagggggcgctgtgctgcagggagcagaaatGGGCAGGGCGTGGCCGCTGTTGCTGCAGAGATCCCTTACTCAGCACCaaggtgcagccacctctggagtggttCAGGGCAGCTGTTTAACATGCAGTGTTTGCAAGGGGCTCTGGGACGCCCTGGTACAGCCCGGATGACTCTTTGGTGGCCTCCGCAGGTTATGAAGGCGTCCCGGAGTTCTTCTCAGCCCTCCTGAATCACATCGAGACACTGTTGGAGAGCCACGAGCAGGCGGCCCGGGCCAGGGTGCTTGTGGCTGAGTATTCCCTGCACCAGCAGGCGTCACATGTGGACAAGGCCCAGGAGAGCACCCACGACACCGACCTGAGGGCCCCTTGGCTGGCCAATTCCCTCGAGACCCCCAAGTCGGCACCGGCTGAGAGCAGCTTCTTCACCTTCGCCGTTCTGCCTGCCGTGCTCTCCCGGCACTGACGGGGGTGCTGTGTCGGCTGGCCTCTCCGAGGGAGCAGGGAAGTGCCAGGCGTCCAAAGAGAACAGGAACGACGTCGTGCCTATCCCAGCGGGGAAAATTCCCAAACAGCCGGCATCCGGAGCCAGCAGGATCTCAACAGGAGCCACCTCCCTGGGGTCACAGAACTGCACCTCCCTGCTTGGACCAGACCAGACCACTGGCCCATACGGTCCAGTACTACACCTCCCTTCCTGTATGGACCAGCTCAGACCACTGGTCCCTATAAGTACAGCACTGAACCTCTCTGCTTGGGCCAGATCAGATCAGCGGTCCATATAGTCCAGTATTGCACCTCCCTTCCTGCATGGATCggatcagaccattggtccatatAGTCCAGTACTGCACCTCCCTGCTTGGATCAGCCCAGTGTTCCATATAGTGCAGACCCTTACCTCCCTGTCTGGATCAGACCAGAGCCCTAGGCCCAATCCCGCTCAGGTCACCGGTCCGTATAGTGCAGTACTGCACCTCCCTGCTTGGACCCGACCAGACCAGACACTATGGGTCCGTATAGCCCAGCCTCTTCGCCTCCAGCACTCAGTAAACCATACCCCCATAATGCACGCCCTCGCAGATAAGGACTGACTGTCCTCCTAGACTGTTCCAAATCCAGCAGCAAGGGGGCTGCATGTTCCAAAAACTCAAAGGGGTGGCCGAGCCACTCATGCCCCCTGGCGGGGTGATGGCAAAAATGCAGACAACATGGGAGCCGTGGAGAATAAATCGCACTCACGTCCCAGCCAAAGGACTTGGGGTACTAGGTTGTGCTGCAtgctggggcctgggggggggggagggtgatgtCGGGGTGGGGTGGAAGATTGAGTCCCCTCTTATTCGATTCTCCTTCCTTGAAAGGAGTCTCAGCACTGAATtaaggcaggggactggctgcTTCTGTTTTCCAAACCCCCATGGGTTTCCTGGCCCGTCCCTTGGGCCATGGGATGCTCTCAGCCTCCTGGAGGGGAATCTGCACCCCGCAGAGTGGGATCTGAAAGGGCAAATGCCACGTGTGGAAAGTTTTATTGCAGACTATgaagggggggaggaaggggacagagggcaggAGGAAGGCTGTCCAGTGAAGTAGCAAGACCCAGCTGACagggttttaaaaacaataaaactaagatttattttaaaaaaccaatagAGCTCCCATACCATAACGCCACCAGCCGGAGGTCCTCCCCAGATACCTTTCGTCCTGCAGCTCTGACTCCCAGCCAGAAGCCAGGGAGTTTTATAGAGGGATTCCctacccagaatcctttgcagGGAAGGCAGCCCCCTCCCTAGTCTCTCTGGGCGATTGACAGCCCATCTGGCCAATCAACTCTTTTTCCCTCATTCCTCACTCTCCagggcttcccctcccccgcaaagTGCCTTGCCCTGAATTAGCTTGATCCACTTTGGAAGTGGATTAGACTAAACCAGAACAAGGTGTTCTTATTCCGGATGAAGAGTGTGGATGCAATTAATCGGGAATAGTCAATCCGCTTTCAAATCACACCATCTCTTTCACATGTAGACCAGCAACTGAGCGCCGCCATATACCAGAGAAGATCGGTCGAGGTCTGTCTGCCGCGTATCCAGACATAAAGGTCCCTGGGTGCGATTCCCATGACACAGCCATTCTGTGCCAAGCGGAGAACCTGACCTTGTCTTGAAACGAGTGGTGGGCAAAAAAATTCCAACCAAAACCTTATTTCCGGCAGCTTCGGTAACCCCAAAACATTTCGCGACGCTGTGTCAACTTTGCCAAATGGTTTTGGTTGGGAAAAAACCCGAAAAAGAAATGTAAGGAAGCTGGAAAAATTTGAAATGCGTCATTTCGGCACAAAACCGCTCAGGTTTCAGTCAGAAcaaatttttttccttctggccttgttttgaaaataaaagggAAGGAAATCCAAAGCATTCAAACCcgttcaaaatcaaaacatttccttcAGCCCGAAATGACATTTTTCAGCTTTTGAATTTGCCCAAAGTTTTGAAAATAACttggtttttgggttttgtttttactcaaaatgattttttctttttaaccattGTTTTGGAATTGTTGGCAAACTGAGAAATCGGTTATTCACGCCGATCTCTTTGGGACGGGCAGGTAGGGGGACCCGATAGCAACTGTGAgaaaacgggacagggggtgggggtaaataggcgcctatatatgaaaaagtccccaaaaacgggactgtccctataaaaacgggacatctggtcaccctagatgggcTGCATCAGTGGTGAATCCCAGGGACCCCTTTGAAATTTGTCTCCGCCCCCCACTGAAATATACATGTGCTTGTAAGTTTCcaggctcctccctccccctgtaaaTCTTGATGGCTACATTTTGATAGGCTAATGAATGGGAATAAAAGCCGAGATTATTATTTTGAGGGGGTAGTAAATGTCTGTTCTTGTCTGACGGGGCTCAGGAGTGGAAAGGGGCTGCTATGAACACAGCCAGGGCGGAGGAGTATGGAGGAAAGGGCCCTGCGGGTGAGGTGAGGTGAACTCATGCAAATTCCACGCAAATTTCACCTCTAACTGCTCTCATTTGCATGCATTAATTATGTAAATTAGCCACCATTTTTAGGCTCCACCTCCTTCCTGGTGTGTTGTTGGTTACCTTGCCACTCCATAGCCAGCTGGAGGAAGTGGTGAAGCCAGAGATCCCAGCATACAGCATCCATTAGCTCACTTGCTCCCATCGGTGAATTAAGCGGCTCCGTGGCGCTCTGATTTTCTTAATGTCCCCCGGGGtacttttaattattatttatatcatgGTAATGTCTAGAGgttccaaccaagatcagggccccgttatgccgggcgctgcccagaccccgaccgggatcagggccccattgtgccgggtgCTGCTCAGAacgtgaccgagatcagggccccctgtTGTGCTGGGTACTTCAGAGGCACAGTAAGAAACAAGCCCTTGTCCCAAAGAACGCACAATCCTTATAGACAAGGGGAGgatcattatgcccattttacagatgcagaaaccaAGGCCCCGAGAGCTGCCAGGActtctccaaggtcacacaagaagcctgTGGCCGGAGCAGATCTTAGGTATTCCCATCACACAGTATCTGAGTCACTCACCATTGTCAATGTACTTATCCTGCCAACCTCCTGCTAAGGCGGGGGAAGGTTTTTATCTCCACTGTACTGCTGGGGAACCCGAGGCACGGGGCAGCCTGGCATAcggtcacacagggagtttgtgggTAGAGCAGGGTCCTGAACCCACATCTCCAGTGGCTGTTTTAACCCTCGTTCTGCCACTGTCACGCCTTGAAACTCCCACTGCAACATGCCGCTCACCCCCATTCACATGATCGAAACAGGCGCCTGTGAAAACCCCAGCATCGAAACAGACACGACACGAAGGAAAGCTGGCGGGTTGGAGTCTGGTTTTCACTGTGCTTTATTGGTCCACAGAGCTGGCTACACATgacagggatttaaaaaaaccaaaaacaaccccccccaaaccccaacacCTGATAGACCAGGCCACCAAGCAGCTACACAGCATCAGCACCTGCAAGAGATGCGCTCACGGCCTAAGGGGAGGGTGCCGGGGGAAGAGAGTCCTCCAGCTtgaatgggaggtggggggagaaatcagAGAAAAACCCAAAGTGAAAAGCCCGAGAGACCAGGATTGGGAGGATCGGGGCCGCCAGAGGCGCCAGGTCCGAGGGATCTCGCTTTAGGAATGTAGCTAGGGAATGTAACCACTGCTTTGTGTTACCCatggatggggtgtgtgtgtatgaatgagtGAGAAAGACCCCTGCAGCTAATACAATAGGCTTCTCTCTGCATCCCCTGCCTAACATACAGGACGTGTCTGTGTTTTGTCGCCCCCCAGCGAGGATCAGGCTAGTGCTGCAGCCTGCCAAGCTCCCAGGCCTGTACTTACGGGGCGACAGGAGGTGGGTTCCTGCCGCGTGGGACAGAGCAGACCCTTACAGACACTTCTGGGGTCAAACTCGTCCTCTCTCCTCTCTGACGCCCCTAGAAGTCTCCAGGCTCTGAGGGCGGGACGGCTGCGGGGACGTTCAGGTCAGACCAGACCAGCCTTCTTGCGTGCGAAGAGACCTCTCCTAATTACCTCGCCTTTCTATGAGTGATGAGCTGTGTGTGACCGACCTCTGGGGCTGCAGGCCTCCCCCCCGTCACATCCCGGGCCAGGGTCCCTGTCTATAGCCCAGCaggaatcacagaatctcagggttggaagggacctcaggaggtcatctagtccaagcccctgctcaaagcaggaccaatccccagtttttgccccagatccctaaatggccccctcaagaattgaactcacaaccctgggtttagcaggccagtgctcaaaccactgagctatcccttcccccttaATCACACCTCGCTCCCCTGGTCTGCAGTGGAAACTCAGCGGCCCCCTTCGCCAAGGCGGGATCCGGCACCCTCACGTCCCCACCGGGGCGACGGGAGCGGGAAAGCCCAGGTGGGACAGACGCACAGTCCTGGGCCTTGACCTCATCAGCCAGGCCAGCCGGGTACACGTCAGCTGTACCTTCTCCagctgacccccgccccccccgctatGCAGGCCCCCTGCCCCTCGGCTTTCCTGGTGCTACTGCGGCTGCCTCCCCAcatctcccctccacctccaggccTCCCGCTGGGCCCGACAGGCTGAGTGCGTCTGGCTGCTGGTGAAAATGACCCCTTgggaggcaggcagagctgaCCCCTGAGCCCAAAGCGATGGTTGGGTGTCGGAGGCGGAGGGGTCAGGGAAACCGAGGTTTTGAGGACCAGGCAGAGCCGCCGGGTCCCACGAGGCTGCGTGCTAACAGTCAGAGTCCAGCTTGCCCAGTGGGTGGGGAGCCAGGCAGGTTCCCCCCCTGGCACCGGAGGGTCCCCTCTTTCTATCCCTTCTTTGGTGCCCCACAGGGGGTCTGCATTAAACAAGAGGCCACAAGTGAAATAAACTCCTCCCTCttgggccccgggggggggacagggacggcagagaatagccacagcACAGTGCGCTCTGGCCACGCCCCATAGCCCCCCCccgggtcctggggggcagaggtTAGCCACAGCGCAGTGTGGCTATTCACCCTTTATATCACACCAGCTGCGGGCAGTTCTCAGGGGGACATTCCTACCCACTTGGTACCCCCAGAGCAGCACAGTTGCTGAGATCTAGGGTGCCCACCCCCCGCACATCTCTCGCCCTCCATTGCTGGGGAGGGATGTTTCCTGCatggagtgggtggggagggtaGGTTGGAGGGTTGGTTATTTTCCTTGGCCTCAGGTCGTGCTGGGTccctgacgggggggggggagggggggcagggggagcagatAGAAAATCACAAGCTCTGAGGCTTTGATAACAGTCCACAGCcgagtgggagaggagaggagggatatATACAGAGAAAGCACATGTGTGGGggtgccggggcggggggtgaCTCTTAAAGGGGCGGCCGCCCCTTTGTCCCCCTCCCACGGCTCCCGCTCCCCtaagggggctggggaggtcaCCCTCTCTGCAGCTCCCGCAGCTTCTCCGCCACCTTCTTCAGCGCATGTTCTATCTGTTCCAGATTCTCCAGCTCCCGTTCCTGGATGGCGAGAAAGCAAGAGGGGCCGTGAGGATGGGGGATCCCCCAGGGCTCATCCCTACCACCCCCAGGCCACTACATCCAAGCCACCCACCAGGCCTTTCGTTTATCGCCCCCCAAAACCGGGCTTTGCACCTCTGGCTGCCCAGGTGCATTCTGGGATCCCCACAGCacctatcccacaatgcccagtgCTGGGAGCGCAGGGGCGTTTGGGCCAATCGTCCACATGGCCATGGGTGGCGGGAGGATGGAGCGAGGAGGCCCAACTGACCCCAACGCTCTTGCAATGCCGCGGGCTGCCCCGTCTCCTCTCCACCCAGCTGGCCCTGCAGCTGCGGAGCCAGGTGGGAAACTTTGCAGGGTTCGTCACGAGGAGGAAACAGAGACCTTGGGAAGCGCGTAGCGAAAAATGGGAGAGCCCCACTGCAGAAGAGCCCATAGCCCCGGGTCAGAGCACTGAGCTGGGAACCCAGCATCTGGCCCCTGCTCAgcttgatttggagcagggactcgaacctggatctggcccatgccagctggtgGCCTTAGCCACCGGGCTACTGACGCTGGGGCATGGCGTCCCCTGGTTCTGACCACAAATTCCCTCCTGGGACCCTGACAAAACTTGGGTGGCAACTGGGCCGTTccactgaaaaattcccagcTGGCTCCTTTCTGCCCACGGAGGGCCAGACCCCCGGGGCTCCCCGAGGCCGTGGGAGCTGGGGGTATGCAGGGGAGATTTTTTTCATGGGCACAAAGGCCGTTTAGCTGCCCACCTCCTGGCTTTCAGCTGCTCAGTCCTGAGAGCTGGCAGGCTCCCAGGCTGGAGGCTACCCCCAGGATCACTAGCCATGTAGCCCATGGAAAAGGGCTAAGTGCTGACCTTGTCCTTCTTGGcctccctctcttcttcctcttcctcctcctcctcctcttcctcttcttcctcctcctcttccgcCTCCTCCTGGTGGCCCCAGTGCTTGCCCTTCAGGTGTCCCGCCTCATCCTCATGGTGCCTCTTCTTCAGCGCGTGGCCGGGTGGCCCGTGGTGGTGGCTGtgccgctcctccccctccttccacaGCTGCCCGTCCCCGCGGAGGTGGCTCTTCGAGTTGGAGATTTTAACGCCCTTCTCCTCTGCCTCAAACTGGGCCGTCTCCTCGTCACTGGCTTTCTCGGCCATCCGCTTAGCTGGGCCGCCTTTCCGCTGGGCAGGGCCCGATcgcttttcctcttcctcctcctcctcctcttcctcctcctcctcctcttcctcctgctcccagtCCTCTAGCCCCCCGCGGTGCCGGCCTCCATGGTGGTACGGCGGCTCCTCCTCTGAACTGTCCTCTTGGCTGAAGTGCCTCTTGGCTGGCGGCCCCGTTTTCTTGCTGGCCCTGGGGCCCCGAGTCTCCCGCAGCTTGGGCGATGCCCGCCTCACCTCCTCgtgcctcctcttcctctcctcctcctcttcctcgccCTCAAGGATCTCTTTGGCCTCCTCCTCCACCTGGGTGCTGTCCTTCCCTTGCGAGACCTTCGCCTCCTTCACCTTCTCCTCAATCTTCTCCGTCTTCTCATACTCCTCCTTCCGGGCCTcgccctccttctcctccaccgTCTCAGAGGCGGCCGAGCTATGCTGGAGGGACTTGTCCTGCTTCCTCAGCTCGTCCCCCACGGGGCCCTCCTCTGGCTCGTGCCAGGCGCCGTGGCTTGGGTGGTGGTGGGCATTCTctaggggcagagaggagaacaGTGAGCTGTTCCCACCTCATGGCAGTCCTGACCCCACTGGGGATGGGTGGACACAGGCCGGGGGACCCTGTTCACACAGCAAGGCCCGTGTCCACAAACTGCCCATGCACCCTGGTCCCCCATCATCCGGGTGCCCCAGCCCTACCCCGTCTCCAGACACCTctcccttggcttctctgctcGGAGTGTCAGCTTTGGTGGCGAGTGGGATATTGCTCTAATGCCCTGTATCCCTTTCCCTGATCCCCCCCAGCCAGGTCCCCTCCACACGCACG
This is a stretch of genomic DNA from Chelonia mydas isolate rCheMyd1 chromosome 23, rCheMyd1.pri.v2, whole genome shotgun sequence. It encodes these proteins:
- the LOC102932685 gene encoding inositol-tetrakisphosphate 1-kinase → MPSWRKGKRIGYCLNDKKKKKLNFQGFEDLCRQRGYEVIEIDLAKPLREQGPFDVIIHKLSDLILESSYDSQSHQLIRDFQIYVETYSSIILLDPFPAVRLLLDRFESYRLLQDFQKQDSCIFSPPYVELNSGTGREAVARIREQGLTFPLICKTRVAHGPSSHEMALIFNEEGLGEVSAPCLLQSFVNHDAVLFKVFVVGSSHFVVRRPSLKNFPLGESARRSIFFNSHSVSKPESCSRLTELDEATLEPTPPSDNVVCRAMRGLRSTLGLSLFGVDLIVEKQTGRCAVIDVNAFPGYEGVPEFFSALLNHIETLLESHEQAARARVLVAEYSLHQQASHVDKAQESTHDTDLRAPWLANSLETPKSAPAESSFFTFAVLPAVLSRH
- the CCER2 gene encoding coiled-coil domain-containing glutamate-rich protein 2, translating into MLAVGLSVLLLSCWHADSLPLSTQLSEEDEKVIKCITEVLADTLSKPSPVSVASDCLKILKEDERVLAMLHHHYLLKELKELVHEENAHHHPSHGAWHEPEEGPVGDELRKQDKSLQHSSAASETVEEKEGEARKEEYEKTEKIEEKVKEAKVSQGKDSTQVEEEAKEILEGEEEEEERKRRHEEVRRASPKLRETRGPRASKKTGPPAKRHFSQEDSSEEEPPYHHGGRHRGGLEDWEQEEEEEEEEEEEEEEEEKRSGPAQRKGGPAKRMAEKASDEETAQFEAEEKGVKISNSKSHLRGDGQLWKEGEERHSHHHGPPGHALKKRHHEDEAGHLKGKHWGHQEEAEEEEEEEEEEEEEEEEEEREAKKDKERELENLEQIEHALKKVAEKLRELQRG